A genomic stretch from Vibrio algarum includes:
- a CDS encoding ABC transporter ATP-binding protein yields MSIHALKEINTKWLYHHAKQHKKKLIIANLVAVLAAVISVPIPLLLPLLVDEVLLQQPGAGIAVLNRIMPTFLYSAEGYITVVLLLIVLMRLVSQGLNILQARQFTLVSKSLTCTLRKGLLEKLGKINMRQYEERGSGALTSYLVTDIETVDKFIGSTMSRFVVSILSIIGISLVLFWLDWKLALFIILLNPVIVFLSKKMGHKVKELKKKENRSFERFQQRLVETLDGLYQLRASNRERVYLDRLMQDAEGIRQDADNYAWQSDAANRISFLLFLIGFEIFRAAAMILVLMGDLTVGQIFAIFGYLWYMLSPIQDLLSIQYSWFSASAAMKRLNGLLMLDEQKVYPPKLVPFENNQSFDIEFKNIEFAYDAERRVIDDLSLCIPRGKRVALVGASGGGKSTLIQLLLGIYQKTKGDILINGHPIEDVGYEGLREKLAVVLQHPMIFNDTLRENLTLGEKYSDEYIWNALKVAQLSDFVLALPNQLSSELGRQGVKLSGGQRQRLAIARMVLVNPDLVILDEATSALDTSTESALHQALNTFLDGKTTLIVAHRLSAVKQADLIYVLEDGKVIQSGNHHDLVQEDGLYQTLYGSQA; encoded by the coding sequence GTGTCAATTCACGCATTAAAAGAAATTAATACAAAATGGCTATACCATCATGCCAAACAACATAAGAAAAAACTGATAATTGCCAATCTCGTTGCGGTCTTGGCTGCAGTGATTAGTGTTCCTATTCCCTTATTGCTGCCATTGTTAGTTGATGAGGTGTTGTTACAACAACCAGGGGCTGGGATTGCAGTTCTTAACCGCATAATGCCAACCTTTCTATATAGTGCCGAAGGCTATATCACGGTGGTTTTGTTACTCATCGTTTTGATGCGCCTAGTGAGTCAGGGGCTAAATATTTTACAAGCTCGCCAGTTTACCCTAGTGTCTAAATCCCTTACTTGTACATTAAGAAAGGGTCTTTTAGAAAAACTCGGCAAGATAAATATGCGTCAATATGAAGAAAGGGGGTCTGGTGCATTAACATCTTATCTTGTCACGGATATCGAAACCGTTGATAAGTTTATTGGTTCAACCATGAGCCGATTCGTGGTCAGCATTTTATCGATTATCGGCATTTCTCTCGTTCTTTTTTGGTTAGACTGGAAGCTGGCTCTTTTCATTATTTTACTCAATCCAGTCATCGTATTCCTGTCCAAAAAAATGGGGCACAAAGTAAAGGAACTGAAGAAAAAAGAGAATCGTTCCTTTGAGAGGTTTCAGCAACGGCTAGTAGAAACCTTAGATGGTTTATACCAATTGAGAGCGTCTAATCGAGAGCGAGTTTATTTAGACAGATTAATGCAAGATGCCGAAGGCATTAGGCAGGATGCGGATAATTATGCTTGGCAATCAGATGCTGCAAATCGTATTTCGTTTTTACTGTTTCTTATCGGCTTTGAGATATTTCGTGCCGCTGCGATGATATTAGTTCTTATGGGCGATCTTACTGTCGGCCAAATATTCGCTATTTTTGGCTACCTCTGGTACATGTTGTCACCAATCCAAGATTTACTCAGCATTCAATACTCATGGTTTAGTGCATCAGCAGCAATGAAACGTTTAAATGGTTTACTGATGCTGGATGAACAAAAGGTGTATCCACCGAAACTCGTTCCTTTTGAGAATAACCAATCATTTGATATCGAGTTCAAAAATATTGAGTTTGCTTACGATGCAGAAAGGCGCGTCATCGATGATCTGAGCTTATGCATCCCCCGAGGCAAACGGGTCGCTTTAGTTGGAGCATCCGGCGGTGGAAAATCCACACTCATCCAATTGTTACTTGGTATCTATCAAAAAACCAAAGGAGACATACTCATTAATGGTCACCCTATTGAGGATGTCGGTTATGAAGGTTTAAGAGAAAAGCTAGCAGTTGTGTTACAGCATCCTATGATCTTCAATGATACCTTGAGAGAAAACCTGACACTGGGTGAAAAATATAGTGATGAATATATCTGGAATGCGCTTAAGGTCGCTCAGTTGTCCGACTTTGTGCTCGCATTGCCTAACCAGTTGAGTTCTGAACTAGGTCGTCAAGGGGTGAAGTTGTCGGGTGGTCAGAGGCAACGGTTAGCGATAGCAAGAATGGTGTTAGTCAATCCTGATTTAGTCATATTAGACGAAGCTACATCAGCACTAGACACTTCTACGGAATCTGCTTTGCACCAAGCATTGAATACGTTTTTAGACGGTAAAACAACACTAATAGTTGCGCATCGTTTATCCGCAGTGAAACAAGCAGATTTAATTTACGTGCTGGAGGATGGAAAGGTTATTCAATCTGGAAATCATCATGATCTAGTGCAAGAAGACGGTTTATATCAGACGCTATATGGTAGTCAGGCGTAA
- the rne gene encoding ribonuclease E encodes MKRMLINATQKEELRVALVDGQRLFDLDIESPGHESKKANIYKGKITRIEPSLEAAFVDYGADRHGFLPLKEVARDYFPQGYTYQGRPSIKEVLKEGQEVIVQVEKEERGSKGAALTTFISLAGSYLVLMPNNPRAGGISRRIEGDERTQLKAALSTLDLPQGMGLIVRTAGVGKSAEELEWDLNVLLNHWNAITEAAGTTPAPFLIHQESNVIVRAIRDYLRRDIGEILIDSSTIYERARQHIQLIRPDFLNRVKKYDGEVPLFSHYQIESQIESAFQREVRLPSGGSIVIDPTEALTSIDINSARATKGSDIEETALNTNLEAADEIARQLRLRDLGGLVVIDFIDMTPVRHQREVENRLREAVRLDRARVQIGRISRFGLLEMSRQRLSPSLAEASHHICPRCTGTGVVRDNESLALSVLRLIEEEALKDNSSQVVAVVPVAIASYLLNEKRRSVNIIESSQDVKVIIVPNSDMETPHFEVVRVRGGEEHDILSYLVPKKLEAMKEAEATEPSEAELVPKKIEEPALKGFAAPAPQPVAPTPAPTVSEKPETNEPGVISRFFKALSNFFSSPAEEVKEEKPKEEVADNRNNRNNRNNRNNRNDNRRRNSRDGNRDQNKNRRKPNRNDQQDQQQDEQTEIKPNQRRDNRRPKQDKKVNKSNSKVAEQGQQIAAEAQVDSAPVVEEKKTQTVKQRRQRRQLKKQVRTKDQQNTAAQQVNTTQVEAKVEQDVKVAQEVVETNKPVVAQGEQKEEPKRRSRRTPRHLRASGQRRRRGRDRKPNPFRLRKGGVASPEMAMGKVIPKYDLAKPRRKERTRITPEVEQVILNGFACPEMAMGKVIILRDIVETKTAEVKVAPVIEQAPIEAPVQNEQAPAKEVTPVAEVAEKSVVETDIVETSVQEAPVAEAEIVEAEIVEAQVADEPVAEPVIEAPIVEVKTAPVDVVAPQVEVEVKQAAAVVAKPKVGTQKRKAHAGSAMAKAPGPQEIKEIEVKAAPLKEERYTPKGAGSQSATSQASSGTSKTM; translated from the coding sequence ATGAAAAGAATGTTAATCAACGCAACTCAAAAAGAAGAGTTGCGTGTCGCTTTGGTCGATGGACAGCGACTTTTCGATTTAGATATCGAAAGCCCTGGCCATGAATCGAAAAAAGCAAATATCTACAAAGGTAAAATCACACGTATAGAGCCAAGTTTAGAAGCCGCATTTGTTGACTACGGTGCTGATAGACATGGTTTCCTCCCTCTTAAAGAAGTTGCTCGCGATTACTTTCCTCAAGGGTACACATACCAAGGTCGTCCAAGCATTAAAGAAGTGCTTAAAGAAGGCCAAGAAGTCATTGTACAAGTTGAAAAAGAAGAACGCGGTAGCAAAGGTGCAGCACTTACTACATTTATATCTCTTGCAGGCAGCTATTTAGTATTAATGCCGAATAACCCTCGAGCTGGCGGTATTTCTCGTCGTATCGAAGGGGATGAACGCACACAACTTAAAGCCGCATTGAGCACGTTAGACCTTCCTCAAGGTATGGGCTTAATCGTTCGTACTGCTGGTGTTGGTAAAAGTGCTGAAGAGCTAGAGTGGGATTTAAATGTATTACTTAACCATTGGAATGCAATAACTGAAGCTGCGGGTACAACACCAGCGCCTTTCTTAATCCATCAGGAAAGTAACGTTATTGTAAGAGCGATTCGTGACTACTTGCGCCGTGATATTGGTGAAATCCTTATCGATAGCAGCACAATCTACGAACGTGCTAGACAGCACATTCAACTTATCCGTCCAGACTTTCTTAACCGCGTTAAGAAATACGATGGTGAAGTGCCGCTATTTAGTCACTATCAAATAGAAAGCCAGATTGAATCCGCTTTCCAACGCGAAGTAAGGTTACCGTCAGGTGGTTCAATTGTTATTGACCCTACTGAAGCGTTAACTTCTATTGATATCAACTCTGCTAGAGCAACAAAAGGTAGTGATATTGAAGAGACAGCCCTAAATACTAACCTAGAAGCTGCAGATGAAATTGCTCGCCAATTACGTTTGCGTGACCTTGGTGGTTTAGTGGTTATCGACTTTATTGATATGACACCTGTTCGTCACCAGCGTGAAGTTGAAAATCGTTTACGTGAAGCCGTTCGTCTAGACCGTGCGCGTGTTCAAATTGGCCGTATTTCTCGCTTCGGTCTATTAGAAATGTCTCGTCAACGTTTGAGCCCATCTCTAGCAGAAGCAAGCCACCATATTTGTCCTCGTTGTACGGGTACTGGTGTCGTTCGTGATAATGAATCTCTTGCACTCTCTGTACTTAGACTTATTGAAGAAGAAGCTTTAAAAGACAACAGCTCACAAGTTGTTGCTGTCGTTCCTGTCGCCATCGCCTCTTATCTTCTTAACGAAAAGCGTCGCTCAGTAAATATCATTGAGTCTTCACAAGATGTGAAGGTTATTATTGTTCCAAATTCCGACATGGAAACCCCTCATTTTGAAGTGGTTCGTGTACGTGGCGGTGAAGAACACGATATTCTTTCATACTTGGTGCCTAAGAAATTAGAAGCCATGAAAGAAGCTGAAGCAACTGAACCTTCTGAAGCAGAACTCGTTCCGAAGAAAATTGAAGAACCTGCTCTTAAAGGCTTTGCAGCACCGGCTCCACAACCTGTTGCCCCGACTCCAGCACCAACGGTTTCTGAAAAGCCAGAAACGAACGAACCTGGCGTTATTTCGCGCTTTTTCAAAGCACTCTCTAATTTCTTCTCTAGCCCTGCTGAAGAAGTAAAAGAAGAGAAACCTAAAGAAGAAGTGGCGGATAATCGCAACAATCGTAACAATCGCAACAATCGCAACAATCGCAATGACAACCGTCGTCGTAATTCGCGAGATGGTAACCGCGATCAAAATAAGAATCGCCGTAAGCCAAATCGTAATGATCAACAAGACCAACAACAAGACGAACAAACGGAAATCAAGCCAAATCAACGCCGTGACAACCGTCGACCTAAGCAAGACAAAAAGGTCAATAAGTCTAACTCTAAGGTCGCTGAGCAAGGTCAACAGATCGCTGCTGAAGCACAAGTTGATTCTGCGCCAGTAGTAGAAGAAAAGAAAACTCAAACCGTTAAGCAACGTCGCCAGCGTCGTCAGCTTAAAAAGCAAGTTAGAACAAAAGACCAGCAAAATACCGCCGCTCAACAAGTCAATACGACCCAAGTTGAAGCGAAAGTAGAGCAAGACGTTAAGGTTGCTCAAGAAGTGGTTGAAACTAACAAGCCAGTTGTTGCTCAAGGCGAACAGAAAGAAGAACCAAAACGTCGTAGTCGTCGTACTCCTCGTCACTTACGTGCAAGTGGACAACGCCGTCGTCGTGGTCGCGATCGTAAACCTAACCCATTCCGCCTACGTAAAGGTGGTGTAGCCTCTCCTGAGATGGCAATGGGCAAAGTAATACCGAAGTACGACCTTGCAAAACCAAGACGTAAAGAAAGAACACGCATTACGCCTGAAGTTGAGCAAGTCATATTGAACGGCTTCGCATGCCCTGAAATGGCCATGGGTAAAGTCATCATACTTCGTGACATCGTGGAAACGAAAACAGCAGAAGTCAAAGTTGCACCGGTTATTGAGCAAGCGCCTATCGAGGCTCCAGTTCAAAACGAGCAAGCTCCAGCTAAAGAAGTGACACCTGTTGCTGAAGTAGCGGAAAAATCGGTTGTTGAGACAGACATCGTTGAAACATCGGTTCAGGAAGCACCTGTTGCTGAGGCAGAAATAGTTGAAGCAGAAATAGTTGAAGCGCAAGTAGCTGACGAACCTGTCGCTGAACCAGTAATTGAAGCGCCTATCGTTGAAGTGAAAACAGCACCTGTAGACGTTGTAGCTCCACAAGTTGAAGTAGAAGTGAAGCAAGCAGCCGCTGTAGTAGCCAAACCTAAAGTAGGCACTCAGAAGCGAAAAGCTCACGCTGGTTCTGCAATGGCTAAAGCACCTGGACCTCAAGAGATCAAAGAGATTGAAGTTAAGGCTGCACCATTAAAAGAAGAGCGTTATACACCGAAAGGTGCTGGTAGCCAATCGGCAACTAGTCAAGCCTCTTCTGGTACATCTAAGACGATGTAA
- a CDS encoding TonB-dependent hemoglobin/transferrin/lactoferrin family receptor, translating into MLRKTRLAVAIGGLLTLSATTYAETYSFEEVVVSGTRTEQSKKDVSSSIDVISSDDLNNNLTNELKDVFQYTPGVDAQGSGRFGVSGVNIRGVEESRVKMMVDGVQQPSSYNPGSTEQRKYPNTIEVDTLQSIEVNKGPSSTLYGSDALGGVVLMRTKNPQDYLTTSDDEHRFGIKSGYASANDEFKTTLNWAMRKDKLETLLMATYANGHETETHGSGADIEGPDRGAANPADKELGNLLGKAFYQVNEDNRVGLTVEYYKQQYDEDELNYNGYSIMPGFTYTDNYNEDVSERLRVGFEHQMFMDTLLADSLDWSVNYQDSNSLSENYDTTPFSGRRMREREASDRTIQVDTQLSKIVMFGNNAHEFTYGATFLNNDFSLDNTDHKYDFGTVTPGSTGIPDANVMQWGLFIQDQAFFMQERLIVTAGLRFDSYTADPTTDSGYTTDYPKNEDSAVTGKLGTVYHFNDQLSVFGQVSQGFKAPTVYDLYYFYDQGAIIEANPDLKAERSTAYEMGLRGENSSARFEVAMFYNDYTDFITQEVTGEQDGKDVITKKNLDEVEIYGVEFSSTVYLDEMFSAPEGMYSRISVAYLDGEDKKTGDALDSVAPLTSVIGLGLDRDLYGAAVNVKMVAAKDDWQSDDNENVAGYTLVDFTTYYQPTQNLRLSAGLFNALDKKYWLYDDIAGRTETNSFNKDIKSQPGRNWGVAVDYQF; encoded by the coding sequence ATGCTTAGGAAAACAAGATTAGCGGTGGCTATCGGTGGTTTACTTACTTTGTCTGCAACAACCTATGCAGAAACATACTCTTTCGAAGAAGTTGTAGTGTCAGGTACACGTACCGAGCAGAGTAAAAAGGATGTGTCATCTTCAATTGATGTAATATCTTCCGATGACTTAAATAATAACTTAACCAACGAGTTGAAGGATGTCTTCCAATATACGCCCGGTGTCGATGCTCAAGGTTCCGGCCGTTTTGGTGTGTCTGGAGTCAACATTAGAGGGGTTGAAGAGAGTAGGGTTAAAATGATGGTGGACGGGGTGCAGCAACCTTCATCCTATAACCCTGGCTCTACGGAGCAACGAAAGTATCCTAATACGATTGAAGTGGATACATTACAGTCAATCGAAGTAAACAAAGGCCCTTCCTCTACCTTGTATGGCTCCGATGCTTTGGGTGGCGTAGTTTTAATGCGAACCAAAAACCCACAAGATTACTTAACGACATCCGATGACGAGCACCGCTTTGGTATAAAAAGTGGGTACGCTTCAGCAAATGATGAGTTTAAAACGACCCTGAACTGGGCGATGCGTAAAGATAAGCTCGAAACCTTATTAATGGCGACTTATGCCAACGGACACGAAACAGAGACACATGGTTCAGGTGCTGACATTGAAGGGCCAGACCGTGGTGCTGCAAATCCAGCGGATAAAGAGTTGGGTAACCTTTTAGGTAAAGCATTTTATCAAGTGAATGAAGACAATCGAGTTGGTTTGACCGTAGAGTATTATAAGCAGCAGTATGATGAAGATGAACTGAACTATAATGGCTATAGCATTATGCCTGGGTTCACCTATACGGATAACTATAACGAAGATGTTTCTGAGCGTTTGCGTGTTGGCTTTGAGCATCAAATGTTTATGGATACATTGTTAGCGGACTCATTAGATTGGTCAGTAAATTATCAAGATTCGAATTCCTTATCGGAGAATTATGATACGACACCTTTCTCTGGTCGACGCATGCGAGAGCGTGAGGCTTCAGACCGTACAATTCAGGTGGATACGCAGCTCTCTAAAATAGTGATGTTCGGCAATAATGCGCATGAATTCACCTATGGAGCGACGTTCTTAAATAATGATTTTAGTCTAGATAACACCGATCATAAATATGATTTCGGAACGGTAACACCCGGAAGCACAGGGATTCCTGACGCGAATGTTATGCAGTGGGGGTTGTTTATACAAGACCAAGCGTTCTTTATGCAAGAGCGTCTAATTGTTACTGCGGGGCTTCGTTTCGATTCCTACACTGCTGATCCGACAACGGATTCAGGTTACACGACCGACTATCCTAAAAATGAGGATAGCGCAGTGACAGGTAAGTTAGGAACCGTTTACCATTTCAATGATCAGCTCTCTGTTTTTGGGCAGGTGAGTCAAGGTTTTAAAGCACCAACCGTTTACGATTTATACTACTTTTATGACCAAGGTGCGATAATTGAGGCTAACCCAGACTTAAAGGCTGAGAGAAGTACGGCTTATGAAATGGGTCTTCGAGGTGAAAATAGTTCAGCGCGCTTTGAAGTGGCTATGTTCTATAATGATTACACCGACTTCATTACGCAAGAAGTCACTGGCGAACAAGATGGCAAAGATGTGATCACCAAAAAGAATCTTGATGAGGTTGAGATATATGGTGTTGAGTTTAGTTCGACGGTCTATCTAGATGAAATGTTTTCGGCTCCGGAAGGAATGTATAGCCGTATCAGTGTTGCCTATTTAGACGGTGAAGACAAAAAAACAGGCGATGCTTTAGATTCGGTAGCGCCATTAACTAGTGTTATTGGCTTGGGGCTTGATAGAGATTTATATGGTGCAGCGGTTAATGTGAAAATGGTTGCGGCTAAAGATGATTGGCAATCCGATGACAATGAAAATGTAGCGGGTTATACGCTGGTTGATTTCACAACATACTATCAACCAACCCAAAACTTGAGACTATCAGCTGGTCTATTTAACGCTTTAGATAAAAAGTACTGGTTATACGATGACATCGCTGGACGAACAGAAACGAATAGCTTTAATAAAGATATAAAGTCACAACCTGGCCGTAATTGGGGCGTTGCTGTGGATTATCAGTTCTAG
- the rluC gene encoding 23S rRNA pseudouridine(955/2504/2580) synthase RluC — translation MNEIKTKVQYVDIDTDMAGQRIDNFMRNQLKNVPKSLIYRIIRKGEVRVNKKRIKAEYKLQAGDIVRVPPVKLEETEQKEVPNTKLNKVAELESCIIYEDDHMLILNKPSGTAVHGGSGLKFGAIEALRALRPEARFLELVHRIDRDTSGILLVAKKRSALRHLQAQFREKTVQKYYFALVLGQWKSSCRVVNAPLLKNEVNSIVRVNPNGKASETRFKIIEKFVDATLIQASPITGRTHQIRVHTQYTGHPIAWDDRYGDRRFDAYTGKVGLDRLFLHAANIKFAHPATEEKMDISAPMEAKLEKVLQKLRT, via the coding sequence ATGAATGAGATTAAAACTAAAGTCCAATATGTCGATATCGATACCGATATGGCAGGACAACGCATAGATAACTTTATGCGGAACCAACTTAAAAATGTGCCTAAGAGTTTGATTTATCGAATCATCCGAAAGGGCGAAGTGCGCGTAAACAAAAAACGTATCAAGGCTGAGTATAAATTGCAGGCTGGTGATATTGTCCGTGTCCCACCTGTGAAGTTAGAAGAAACGGAACAAAAAGAAGTTCCTAATACTAAGCTTAATAAAGTGGCAGAGTTAGAAAGCTGCATTATTTATGAAGATGATCATATGCTCATCTTAAATAAGCCTTCGGGAACCGCTGTTCACGGGGGTAGTGGATTAAAATTTGGTGCGATAGAAGCACTAAGGGCGTTACGTCCAGAGGCCCGTTTTCTGGAATTAGTTCACAGAATAGATAGGGACACTTCTGGAATATTGCTAGTAGCTAAAAAACGTTCAGCATTGCGCCATTTGCAGGCCCAGTTCCGTGAGAAAACCGTGCAGAAATATTACTTTGCGCTTGTTTTAGGTCAATGGAAGTCAAGCTGCCGCGTAGTAAATGCCCCATTACTTAAGAATGAAGTAAATAGTATTGTGCGTGTTAATCCCAATGGTAAAGCGTCTGAAACACGTTTTAAAATAATAGAAAAATTTGTTGATGCCACTTTAATTCAAGCGAGCCCTATCACTGGGCGAACGCATCAAATACGTGTTCATACTCAATATACTGGTCACCCCATTGCATGGGACGACCGTTATGGTGATAGACGTTTCGACGCCTATACCGGAAAAGTAGGGTTAGATCGGCTATTTCTGCATGCCGCCAATATTAAGTTTGCTCATCCGGCGACAGAAGAAAAAATGGATATTTCTGCGCCGATGGAAGCCAAACTCGAAAAAGTTCTTCAGAAATTACGCACCTAA
- the hutZ gene encoding heme utilization protein HutZ: MENKQQRIQNRIGSEIVEFRQQQKTLQMATLTYDGCPHVSYTPFVYLPDGYYILISDIAKHGQNIKSHQKVSIMMIEDEQDSRSIYARKRLSFDTTANLVHRESDSWWEAIRALEQRFGEIVSNLSKLGDFHMYQLIPEKGRFVKGFGKAFDVTGSDLVDIVHLDEGHIKNK; encoded by the coding sequence ATGGAAAATAAACAACAGCGAATTCAAAACCGTATTGGAAGTGAAATTGTCGAATTCCGTCAGCAACAAAAAACCTTGCAAATGGCGACTCTTACTTACGATGGTTGCCCACATGTAAGCTACACGCCATTTGTTTACCTACCCGATGGCTACTATATCTTGATTAGTGATATTGCAAAGCATGGGCAGAATATAAAAAGTCATCAGAAAGTGTCAATTATGATGATAGAAGATGAGCAAGATTCGAGAAGTATCTATGCTCGCAAGCGTTTGAGTTTCGATACCACAGCCAATTTAGTTCATAGAGAATCGGATTCTTGGTGGGAAGCTATTCGCGCACTTGAACAGCGATTTGGAGAAATTGTTAGTAATTTGAGCAAACTAGGCGATTTTCATATGTATCAACTTATCCCAGAGAAAGGGCGCTTTGTTAAAGGTTTTGGTAAGGCGTTTGATGTGACGGGAAGTGATCTAGTGGATATCGTTCACCTAGATGAAGGCCATATAAAAAATAAATAA